A region of Maridesulfovibrio sp. DNA encodes the following proteins:
- the radA gene encoding DNA repair protein RadA, with amino-acid sequence MKTKDVFVCTNCGAQALKWQGQCPRCGEWNTLQEKVVVRRKGGVSHAPANTLAVPLSDIPVEHTEARSTGFKPLDTVLGKGFVPGGAVLVGGEPGIGKSTLLLQLAAEQCRMGNKAVYFSGEESLAQIRGRADRLGVLQSGLLAVASTNAEEALSILEAPEKPDLIIIDSVQTLTSPRAEGIPGSVSQVRAVSSELVEAAKKTSTTLVIVGHVTKDGQIAGPKLLEHMVDTVLYLEGDRKHMMRIMRVLKNRFGPSDELVVFSMREGGMEIVEDPSTLFLGDRDDSCSGAAVVMAMDGHKPFAVEVQALASRTVLSIPRRTALGFDTNRLNLILAVLEKRLNLNLGQLDIYAKIGGGLAMRDPGLDLGVVASVLSSFYDCPLQSGAVFWGEVDLNGRIRPASGGETRLKQAKRLGYGPIYQSGTCRTLDELQAKLFGPE; translated from the coding sequence ATGAAAACTAAAGACGTTTTTGTTTGTACAAACTGCGGTGCTCAGGCCCTGAAATGGCAGGGTCAGTGCCCTCGCTGCGGCGAATGGAATACTTTGCAGGAGAAGGTTGTGGTCCGTCGTAAAGGCGGGGTGAGCCATGCTCCGGCCAATACCTTGGCTGTTCCGCTTTCAGATATACCTGTTGAGCATACCGAGGCCCGTTCCACCGGTTTCAAACCGTTGGATACCGTGCTGGGCAAAGGCTTTGTTCCGGGCGGAGCTGTGCTTGTGGGCGGCGAGCCGGGAATCGGCAAATCCACACTGCTGCTGCAGCTTGCGGCGGAACAGTGCCGCATGGGCAATAAGGCGGTGTATTTTTCCGGCGAAGAATCTCTGGCCCAGATCAGGGGGCGTGCTGATCGTCTGGGTGTGTTGCAATCGGGATTGCTGGCTGTGGCTTCCACCAATGCGGAAGAGGCTCTTTCCATTCTGGAAGCACCGGAAAAGCCGGACCTGATAATCATCGACTCCGTTCAGACTCTGACTTCACCCCGGGCAGAAGGTATTCCGGGTAGCGTAAGTCAGGTGCGGGCGGTCTCATCAGAACTGGTGGAAGCGGCTAAAAAGACCAGCACCACGCTGGTCATAGTCGGCCACGTTACCAAAGACGGGCAGATTGCAGGTCCGAAGCTGCTGGAACATATGGTGGATACGGTTCTCTATCTTGAGGGGGATCGCAAACACATGATGCGCATCATGCGGGTGCTTAAAAACAGGTTCGGCCCTAGTGACGAACTTGTGGTTTTTTCCATGCGTGAAGGAGGCATGGAGATTGTTGAAGACCCTTCAACTCTTTTCCTAGGTGACCGGGATGACTCCTGCTCCGGGGCGGCAGTAGTTATGGCTATGGATGGTCATAAGCCATTTGCCGTGGAAGTGCAGGCCCTTGCCAGCCGGACAGTGCTCTCTATTCCACGCCGCACCGCTTTGGGTTTTGATACCAACCGGTTGAATCTCATTCTGGCCGTGCTGGAAAAACGGCTAAATTTAAACTTGGGTCAGCTCGATATTTATGCCAAGATCGGCGGCGGCTTGGCCATGCGTGATCCCGGCCTTGATCTGGGTGTGGTGGCCTCTGTGCTGTCCTCGTTCTATGACTGTCCCCTTCAGTCCGGTGCAGTGTTCTGGGGCGAGGTTGATTTGAATGGTCGCATCCGGCCGGCTTCAGGCGGTGAAACCAGACTCAAACAGGCTAAAAGGTTGGGTTACGGGCCGATTTATCAGTCAGGAACCTGTAGAACTTTGGATGAACTGCAGGCCAAACTTTTTGGCCCTGAGTAA
- the wecB gene encoding non-hydrolyzing UDP-N-acetylglucosamine 2-epimerase, with the protein MKKVFLVAGARPNLMKVAPIFRASRDVEGADCQMVYTGQHYDRQMSQVFFEDLDIPKPKFNMGKSTGTHAEQTGAIMVAFEKMCMEENPDLVVVVGDVNSTLACSVTARKLHIPVAHVEAGLRSGDMDMPEEINRMVTDSISNLFFTTEEHGRENLLREGKNSDDIFHVGNVMIDNLFHNVGRLGPEVVEGYQSRELKEKIGRYGFMTMHRPSNVDKREVLEGIVEALNKIAEDLPLLFPIHPRTEKMMAQFGISFSENVHTFPPLSFRESLYLWKDAQVVITDSGGLQEETTALGVPCVTVRKNTERPVTIEKGTNVLAGISGENILRETEKALGKTGNPAPKIDGWDGHASERIWEILVEYLN; encoded by the coding sequence ATGAAAAAAGTATTTCTTGTAGCAGGGGCACGGCCCAATCTGATGAAAGTTGCGCCTATATTTCGGGCTTCCCGTGATGTTGAGGGCGCTGATTGCCAGATGGTTTATACCGGACAGCATTATGACCGCCAGATGTCTCAGGTGTTTTTTGAAGATCTGGACATTCCCAAGCCCAAATTCAATATGGGCAAATCCACCGGAACCCATGCGGAACAGACCGGGGCGATCATGGTCGCTTTTGAGAAAATGTGCATGGAAGAGAATCCCGACCTTGTTGTGGTTGTCGGTGATGTGAATTCCACTCTGGCCTGTTCGGTTACTGCGCGTAAGCTGCATATCCCGGTTGCCCATGTTGAGGCCGGATTGCGCAGCGGTGATATGGATATGCCGGAGGAAATCAACCGTATGGTTACGGATTCCATCAGCAATCTGTTTTTCACTACTGAAGAACATGGCCGCGAGAACCTGCTTAGGGAAGGCAAGAACTCGGATGATATTTTTCATGTCGGTAATGTTATGATCGACAATCTTTTCCATAATGTTGGCCGTCTCGGACCTGAAGTGGTTGAAGGCTACCAGAGCCGTGAGCTTAAGGAGAAGATCGGGCGCTACGGATTCATGACTATGCATCGCCCTTCCAATGTGGACAAGCGTGAGGTTCTGGAAGGGATCGTTGAGGCATTGAATAAGATTGCGGAAGACCTGCCTTTGCTCTTTCCCATTCATCCCCGCACTGAAAAGATGATGGCACAATTCGGTATTTCATTTTCTGAGAATGTACATACCTTCCCACCGCTGTCTTTTCGGGAGTCTTTGTATCTGTGGAAAGATGCGCAGGTGGTGATTACCGATAGCGGTGGGTTGCAGGAAGAGACAACTGCGCTGGGTGTACCCTGCGTAACTGTGCGTAAAAATACTGAGCGTCCGGTGACCATAGAAAAAGGTACCAACGTGCTGGCTGGAATTTCCGGTGAAAATATCCTGCGTGAGACAGAAAAAGCCCTAGGAAAAACAGGCAACCCTGCTCCTAAAATTGACGGCTGGGATGGTCATGCCTCGGAACGCATCTGGGAAATTCTGGTGGAGTATTTAAATTAG
- the potA gene encoding spermidine/putrescine ABC transporter ATP-binding protein PotA, with protein sequence MEQQKTLVELRGVSKSFDGDIALDNVDISIRDKEFLTILGPSGCGKTTILRLIGGFETPDSGSVKIGGEVVNDLPPEKRAVNTVFQSYALFPHMTVFDNVAFGLKMQKVPAGEIRSRVEDALKLVEMERFGGRKPQELSGGQQQRVAIARALVNKPLVLLLDESFSALDRRLRKQMQMDIKHLQRELGITFVLVTHDQEEAFTMADRIVVMNHGRVEQIGNPRQVYEEPENLFVARFVGETNFFDAVVRKCIPNGDGFRIEADLGGMNCFLSAGREFASGDKVRVLLRPEDLQLSDCLQYEYEQGCPVFKGSVLETVYKGTTYDVVVELENGNTVLATEFFNEDAESVSYRPGDELAVSWIEGWEVVLPYEEQKGL encoded by the coding sequence ATGGAACAGCAGAAGACTCTCGTAGAGTTGCGCGGGGTAAGCAAGTCCTTTGACGGGGACATTGCCCTCGACAACGTGGATATTTCCATCAGGGACAAGGAGTTCCTGACCATTCTTGGTCCTTCCGGTTGCGGAAAGACTACCATCCTGAGACTTATCGGCGGTTTTGAGACGCCTGATTCCGGTAGCGTGAAGATCGGTGGAGAGGTTGTGAATGACCTGCCTCCCGAGAAGCGCGCTGTAAATACAGTATTCCAGAGTTACGCTCTGTTTCCGCACATGACCGTTTTCGACAATGTTGCCTTCGGCCTGAAAATGCAGAAGGTTCCGGCCGGAGAGATTCGCAGCAGGGTCGAAGACGCACTCAAACTTGTGGAGATGGAGCGCTTCGGGGGCCGCAAGCCACAGGAACTTTCCGGCGGTCAGCAGCAGCGGGTTGCAATTGCTCGCGCACTGGTCAACAAGCCGTTGGTCCTCCTGCTGGACGAATCCTTTTCAGCGCTTGATCGTCGCCTGCGTAAGCAGATGCAGATGGATATCAAGCACTTACAAAGAGAGCTGGGTATTACCTTCGTTCTGGTCACCCATGATCAGGAGGAAGCCTTTACCATGGCAGACAGAATTGTCGTCATGAATCATGGCCGGGTAGAACAGATCGGGAATCCCCGTCAGGTGTATGAGGAGCCGGAGAACCTTTTTGTAGCCCGTTTTGTGGGCGAGACCAATTTTTTTGATGCCGTAGTGCGTAAATGCATCCCTAACGGGGACGGGTTCCGTATTGAGGCCGATCTGGGGGGTATGAATTGCTTCCTGAGCGCAGGCCGAGAGTTCGCCTCCGGGGATAAAGTCCGTGTTCTGCTCCGTCCTGAGGACCTGCAACTGAGCGACTGTCTTCAGTACGAATATGAGCAGGGGTGTCCGGTATTCAAAGGCAGTGTGCTGGAAACTGTTTATAAGGGCACAACTTATGATGTTGTGGTTGAACTTGAAAACGGCAACACCGTGCTGGCTACCGAGTTTTTCAATGAAGATGCGGAATCCGTTTCTTATCGTCCCGGAGACGAGCTGGCTGTAAGCTGGATTGAAGGATGGGAGGTGGTGCTGCCTTATGAAGAACAAAAAGGACTCTAG
- the potB gene encoding spermidine/putrescine ABC transporter permease PotB produces MKNKKDSRLFASGTIWIWLILLVLLPNLLVLGVSFLTVDTDRFVSLPFTFSNYLELLDPAVLKIFQRSFKLAAMTTLICLFAGYPFAWFLARVSKKLRPLLLVLVIVPFWTNSLVRTYALVAIINANGLINKLLKTLGIIDMPLQMLYTPGAVLLGLSYTLLPFMVLPLYSSIIKIDTRLMEAGRDLGGSPMSCFFRIALPLTMPGIVSGCMLVFLPALGMFYIPDIMGGSKQALIGNFIRDQFLVSREWPVGAAASVLMILLMAVMFGLQRFSRRKVSRRKS; encoded by the coding sequence ATGAAGAACAAAAAGGACTCTAGGCTCTTTGCTTCCGGCACCATATGGATCTGGCTGATTCTGCTGGTGCTGTTGCCCAACCTTCTCGTACTGGGTGTTTCGTTCCTGACTGTTGATACGGACAGGTTCGTTTCCCTTCCTTTTACGTTTTCAAATTATCTTGAACTGCTGGACCCGGCAGTGCTCAAGATTTTTCAGCGTTCCTTCAAGCTTGCGGCAATGACCACCCTTATCTGCCTATTTGCCGGTTATCCGTTTGCATGGTTTCTGGCCCGGGTTTCCAAAAAACTGCGTCCCTTGCTGCTAGTGCTGGTCATTGTTCCCTTCTGGACCAACTCTCTGGTACGGACTTATGCGCTGGTTGCAATTATCAATGCCAACGGGCTCATCAATAAGCTGCTTAAAACCTTGGGTATTATAGATATGCCGCTGCAGATGCTCTATACGCCAGGAGCAGTGCTGCTGGGGCTGAGTTATACACTGCTGCCGTTCATGGTCCTGCCGCTCTACTCTTCAATCATCAAGATTGACACTCGGCTTATGGAAGCTGGTCGTGATCTGGGTGGAAGTCCTATGAGCTGCTTTTTCAGGATCGCCCTGCCCCTGACTATGCCGGGTATTGTTTCCGGATGCATGCTCGTGTTTCTTCCTGCATTAGGTATGTTTTATATCCCTGATATTATGGGTGGATCAAAACAGGCGCTTATCGGAAACTTTATCCGGGATCAGTTTCTGGTCAGCCGGGAGTGGCCGGTAGGAGCCGCTGCCAGTGTGCTCATGATCCTGCTCATGGCAGTCATGTTCGGGCTGCAGAGATTCAGCCGCCGTAAGGTGAGCAGGAGGAAATCATGA
- the potC gene encoding spermidine/putrescine ABC transporter permease PotC, producing MKFLNRIYAGMIFLFLYLPLAVMVAYSFNSSKYSMNWKGFTFDWYFKLAGNDRLIETAVNSLLLASVSATVATLLGTVAAVLITKYRFHGRKVMQGSLYVVMMAPDIVMGISLLILFVAVSIPLGFWTLLLAHVTFSVPFVVITVSARLKGLDPHLLEVAKDLGAGDYETFRHIIVPLAWPSVLSGWLLSFTLSMDDVIVSFFTTGPTFEILPLRIYSMVRLGVKPEVNALCAVMIAVTLVLVTLSQLLIKEKK from the coding sequence ATGAAATTTTTGAACCGCATTTATGCCGGGATGATTTTTCTTTTCCTCTATCTGCCGCTGGCGGTAATGGTGGCGTATTCTTTCAATTCTTCCAAGTATTCCATGAACTGGAAGGGTTTTACTTTTGACTGGTATTTTAAGTTGGCCGGGAACGACCGGCTGATTGAAACCGCAGTAAATTCCCTGCTTCTGGCTTCAGTATCTGCAACAGTGGCAACATTGCTGGGAACCGTGGCAGCCGTCCTGATTACCAAATACAGGTTTCATGGACGTAAAGTTATGCAGGGCTCCCTGTATGTAGTGATGATGGCCCCGGATATTGTCATGGGTATATCGTTGCTGATTTTGTTTGTGGCGGTCTCGATTCCTCTGGGATTCTGGACCCTGCTTCTGGCTCATGTGACTTTTTCGGTTCCCTTTGTAGTAATTACGGTTTCCGCCCGCTTGAAGGGATTGGATCCGCATTTGCTGGAGGTAGCCAAGGATCTCGGGGCCGGGGATTATGAAACCTTCCGACACATAATCGTGCCCTTGGCCTGGCCGTCGGTTCTGTCAGGCTGGCTTTTAAGTTTCACCTTGTCCATGGATGACGTGATCGTAAGCTTTTTTACCACCGGGCCGACCTTCGAAATCCTGCCCCTGCGTATCTATTCCATGGTGCGGCTGGGCGTTAAACCGGAGGTCAACGCTTTATGCGCAGTCATGATTGCGGTTACCCTTGTGTTGGTAACTCTTTCGCAGCTGCTGATTAAGGAGAAAAAATGA
- a CDS encoding extracellular solute-binding protein, with amino-acid sequence MKKLIFALLMLAISSTATAGDLILYNWSEYMPREVLEQFTKETGIKVKEVTYDSNEAMYTKIKMVKDHDYDIVVPSTDFVVRMSAEGLLLPIDKSKIPNFKNLDKRFVNLDFDKGNKYSVPYFWGSSGIAVNTDFVPLENVKSIKDLLRPELKGRILLLNDLRGVFAIALKVNGYSVNDQDPEHIKKAYEFLKKLLPSVKLFDSDSPKQALLSNEAMVGQLWNGEAFVASQENPAIKYVYPQEGYSLWMDHLAIPRGANNIEEAYKFINFVLRPDISARIAEEMGYSSPNAEAVKLLPEAVRNNPISYPPDEILARGEFEVGLGKATPVYEKYWLKLKTAD; translated from the coding sequence ATGAAAAAGTTGATTTTTGCATTACTGATGCTTGCAATTTCTTCCACTGCTACCGCCGGGGACCTGATTCTTTATAACTGGTCAGAGTATATGCCCCGTGAAGTTCTGGAACAGTTTACCAAAGAGACCGGGATCAAAGTCAAGGAAGTTACCTATGACAGCAACGAGGCCATGTATACAAAGATCAAGATGGTCAAGGATCATGATTATGATATCGTTGTTCCTTCCACTGATTTTGTTGTCCGCATGAGTGCCGAAGGTCTGTTGCTGCCCATAGATAAATCAAAGATTCCCAATTTCAAAAATCTGGATAAGCGTTTTGTGAACTTGGATTTTGATAAGGGCAACAAGTACAGTGTGCCCTATTTCTGGGGATCTTCGGGGATTGCTGTAAATACTGATTTTGTTCCCTTGGAGAATGTCAAATCCATTAAGGATCTGCTTAGGCCGGAACTTAAAGGACGCATCCTGCTGCTGAATGACCTGCGCGGCGTTTTTGCCATTGCTCTCAAGGTTAATGGCTATTCGGTCAATGATCAGGATCCGGAACATATAAAGAAGGCCTATGAATTCCTGAAGAAATTGTTACCCTCGGTAAAGCTTTTTGATTCCGATTCCCCAAAGCAGGCTTTGCTTAGCAATGAGGCCATGGTCGGGCAGCTCTGGAACGGCGAAGCCTTTGTAGCCAGTCAGGAGAATCCTGCTATCAAGTATGTTTACCCGCAGGAAGGTTACAGTCTGTGGATGGATCACCTCGCCATTCCGCGCGGGGCCAATAACATTGAAGAGGCATACAAGTTCATCAACTTTGTACTTCGTCCTGATATTTCCGCCAGGATTGCGGAGGAAATGGGATATTCCTCACCAAATGCCGAGGCCGTAAAGCTTCTGCCCGAGGCAGTACGTAATAATCCTATATCATACCCCCCGGACGAGATTCTTGCCCGTGGGGAATTTGAAGTCGGGCTGGGCAAGGCCACACCGGTATATGAAAAATATTGGCTGAAATTGAAAACAGCCGATTAG
- a CDS encoding mechanosensitive ion channel family protein yields the protein MKFSLRCLFSILILLVLLGQPVFASNIFPLEPPDTSSPRATFSSFIHYTDELYAAATAAEEDLYLAREFMERAERCFDFSQVPPTLLKDVSIESVLRLREIMDRIELPELTDIPDKHEAKANNILLWRIPHTEITIGRCPDGPRMGSYLFTPETVRRLAEYYDEVNHLPYRSDKGPDYTGFYEQYIYSSGWMIPDGFLKKLPDWMKLGYMGQAVWQWMALFLFFLLGSSSLWLFWLWHRTLKAKVHGWHWGLERLLFPIYAMLVCVFLEYLVDNQINITGDVLSFVTMMLEFIFAVYGGIAILIGGDVVMRGILVTSKIKEEALDADVIKLICRLVSFGLVFVLFYNVGSYFGIPVTAIFASAGIAGVAVALAARETLANFFGGVSIFMDRPFRAGDYIVLDNGDRGEVKAVGMRSTRIQTRDDIMITIPNSVITNGKVVNQSRPYPSFRVRIKIGVAYGSDVDQVEEVLMELAQNNSLAIAEPAPRVRFREFGDFALEFELLCWAARPHDRGRLIHELSRDIYKRFNAEGIVIPFPQQEVYLHKSGD from the coding sequence ATGAAATTCAGCCTGCGTTGCTTATTTTCCATTTTGATACTTTTGGTCCTGCTGGGGCAGCCTGTTTTTGCTTCAAATATTTTTCCTCTGGAACCGCCGGATACCTCCAGTCCCCGGGCGACTTTTTCCAGTTTTATTCATTATACCGATGAACTTTATGCGGCGGCGACTGCTGCAGAGGAAGACCTTTATTTGGCCCGAGAGTTTATGGAGCGTGCGGAACGTTGTTTTGATTTCAGTCAGGTTCCTCCCACCCTGCTCAAGGATGTTAGCATCGAATCCGTATTGCGTCTGCGTGAAATTATGGATCGTATTGAGTTGCCGGAGCTTACTGATATCCCGGACAAGCATGAGGCAAAAGCGAATAACATCCTGCTCTGGAGAATTCCCCATACTGAAATAACTATTGGTCGCTGCCCTGATGGCCCGCGCATGGGCTCATACCTGTTTACCCCTGAAACCGTGCGGCGATTGGCTGAATATTATGATGAGGTGAATCATTTGCCTTATCGCAGTGATAAAGGTCCTGATTATACAGGTTTTTACGAGCAGTATATATATTCTTCAGGCTGGATGATTCCAGACGGGTTTTTAAAAAAACTTCCAGACTGGATGAAGCTCGGCTACATGGGACAGGCTGTATGGCAATGGATGGCACTGTTTTTATTTTTTCTATTGGGAAGCTCTAGCCTGTGGCTTTTCTGGCTTTGGCATCGAACTTTAAAAGCAAAAGTTCATGGATGGCACTGGGGACTGGAAAGGTTGCTTTTCCCTATTTACGCGATGCTGGTATGCGTTTTTCTGGAGTATTTGGTCGATAATCAGATCAATATCACCGGGGATGTGCTTTCCTTTGTAACCATGATGCTGGAGTTTATTTTTGCCGTTTACGGAGGCATAGCGATCCTTATTGGTGGAGATGTTGTCATGCGCGGCATATTGGTGACATCAAAAATCAAGGAGGAAGCCCTTGATGCGGATGTTATCAAGCTTATCTGCAGACTTGTTTCTTTCGGGCTTGTGTTTGTATTGTTCTACAATGTAGGCAGTTATTTCGGAATTCCGGTCACAGCTATTTTTGCTTCAGCAGGTATTGCGGGTGTGGCTGTTGCTTTGGCTGCCCGTGAAACGCTGGCCAACTTTTTCGGCGGGGTATCCATCTTCATGGACCGTCCGTTCAGGGCCGGGGATTACATAGTGCTTGATAACGGAGACCGCGGCGAGGTTAAGGCTGTGGGGATGCGCAGTACCAGAATCCAAACCCGTGACGACATCATGATAACAATTCCTAACTCGGTGATTACCAATGGTAAAGTGGTCAATCAGAGCAGGCCGTATCCGTCTTTCAGGGTGCGCATCAAGATCGGGGTTGCTTATGGCTCAGATGTTGATCAGGTGGAAGAGGTGCTTATGGAACTGGCCCAGAACAATTCCCTTGCCATCGCTGAGCCGGCTCCACGGGTCAGATTCCGAGAATTCGGTGATTTTGCACTTGAGTTTGAATTGCTTTGCTGGGCTGCACGGCCTCATGACCGTGGCAGGCTGATCCATGAACTCAGCCGTGATATTTACAAGCGTTTTAATGCTGAAGGCATAGTCATACCTTTCCCGCAGCAGGAAGTTTACCTGCATAAATCTGGGGATTGA
- the cysC gene encoding adenylyl-sulfate kinase, with amino-acid sequence MCSRKNIQMFRGEVSRGDRESLNAHRAAVFWFTGLSGSGKSTIAHGVEKRLFDRSMRAYVFDGDNVRHGLCGDLSFSPAARTENIRRIAEVCRLFIENGTVCMCAFISPLEKYRQMAREIVGEADFYEVFVSCSLEVCEERDEKGYYKLAREGKIKNYTGISAPYEIPENPDLIVETDKESLEESVARVEEFILAKVTS; translated from the coding sequence ATGTGCAGCCGAAAGAATATCCAGATGTTTCGTGGAGAAGTTTCGCGCGGGGACAGGGAAAGCCTTAATGCCCACAGGGCAGCCGTTTTCTGGTTCACAGGATTGTCCGGATCAGGAAAGTCCACCATTGCCCATGGAGTGGAGAAAAGGTTGTTTGACCGTTCCATGAGAGCTTATGTTTTTGACGGAGATAATGTCCGTCATGGTTTATGCGGTGATTTGAGCTTCTCTCCGGCTGCCCGCACAGAGAACATCAGGCGTATTGCGGAGGTCTGCAGATTGTTCATCGAGAATGGGACAGTCTGCATGTGTGCGTTTATCTCTCCGCTGGAGAAATACCGGCAGATGGCCCGCGAGATTGTAGGTGAAGCTGATTTTTATGAAGTATTCGTGTCCTGCTCTCTTGAAGTTTGTGAGGAGAGGGATGAGAAAGGGTATTACAAACTGGCACGAGAGGGGAAAATAAAGAATTATACCGGTATTTCAGCCCCATATGAAATTCCAGAAAACCCGGACCTGATTGTGGAAACAGATAAGGAGTCCCTTGAGGAATCTGTGGCAAGGGTGGAGGAGTTTATTTTGGCAAAAGTAACATCTTAA
- a CDS encoding ketoacyl-ACP synthase III, whose translation MNNFINNIEYYLPEHTIDCHELDKTKPHWHVRNSLPKTGVRYLHHSAQDETTLQMAYKAASKALAGLSEKELPDTLIVCTQTPDFLLPHVSACLQHELGLPPSTKCFDVSLGCSGYCYGLSIAYGYMAAGISERVLFVTVDNYSKTIDPENKTSFLIFSDGSAATILDKPKVAPSFLFGTDGSRCQAIRCLNSGISVVTGAEKDAPIAKPDLQMDGFNVYQFTLKTIPAEIRKLAEKAGTGMDDIDLFVFHQASNKVLESLASKLNIPDEKMILDLYEVGNTTSSSIPIALKRAEQKGMLNRGDRIMLFGFGIGLSWSGTVLKY comes from the coding sequence ATGAATAACTTTATCAATAATATAGAATACTACCTTCCAGAACATACCATTGACTGTCACGAATTGGACAAAACCAAACCTCACTGGCACGTCCGCAATTCACTCCCCAAAACCGGGGTTCGCTACCTGCATCATTCAGCTCAAGACGAAACAACTCTGCAAATGGCCTATAAGGCCGCGTCAAAAGCCCTGGCAGGACTCTCTGAAAAAGAACTGCCCGACACCCTGATTGTCTGCACGCAGACTCCGGATTTTCTGCTTCCTCATGTTTCCGCCTGCCTCCAGCATGAGTTGGGCCTTCCGCCATCTACCAAATGTTTTGATGTCAGCCTCGGCTGCAGCGGTTATTGTTATGGTTTATCAATCGCATACGGATATATGGCTGCCGGGATTTCAGAAAGGGTCTTGTTTGTTACGGTGGACAACTACTCAAAAACTATTGATCCGGAAAATAAAACGTCATTTCTAATCTTTTCCGACGGATCTGCCGCCACTATTCTTGATAAGCCGAAGGTGGCCCCATCATTTCTATTCGGTACCGACGGCAGTCGCTGCCAAGCTATACGCTGCCTGAACTCCGGGATCAGCGTTGTTACCGGTGCAGAGAAGGATGCTCCCATAGCAAAGCCGGACCTTCAAATGGACGGATTCAATGTTTACCAGTTCACCCTAAAGACTATCCCTGCTGAAATCAGAAAACTTGCAGAGAAGGCCGGAACGGGTATGGACGATATTGACCTTTTTGTGTTCCATCAGGCCAGCAACAAGGTTCTTGAATCCCTTGCCTCCAAACTTAACATCCCGGATGAAAAAATGATCCTCGACCTCTACGAGGTGGGTAACACAACTTCATCCTCCATCCCTATCGCTCTCAAAAGGGCTGAACAAAAAGGTATGCTTAATCGCGGAGATAGAATCATGCTCTTCGGTTTCGGTATCGGATTAAGCTGGTCTGGAACAGTCCTGAAATATTAA
- a CDS encoding glycosyltransferase family 9 protein encodes MKDISSIDPKKILVCQLRQIGDVVLVTPSVSLLHKKFPDAEIHVLTEEKCTQVFDNNPAVSRVWAINKKGLRNPFKALAFYWKIGRSGYDLVVDFQQLPRCRWVVLFSDAPVKLADRPPWYNRWLYTNWPEYIPGGYAAMYKAGVLKPLGIDWNQERPKIYVSDQERAEAEACLKSLGVGADEPLITIDASHRRHTRKWPEEYYGKLIRLISEKRPQYKFFLLYGPGEKDVASKVMKESGVADKCVMVDQPGSLRVMAALIERADLHIGNCSAPRHFAVAVGTQSIVMPGSSGGWGFPSPEHEDVVAGIDCEPCGNESCERGDLACLTKVMPEDVLLRVLDRV; translated from the coding sequence GTGAAAGATATTTCATCCATAGATCCGAAAAAGATTCTAGTATGCCAGTTGCGTCAGATTGGAGATGTAGTGCTCGTTACTCCTTCTGTTTCCCTGCTGCATAAAAAATTCCCTGATGCTGAGATTCATGTCCTTACTGAGGAAAAATGCACACAGGTTTTTGATAATAATCCTGCGGTTAGCCGCGTATGGGCGATAAATAAAAAGGGATTGCGCAATCCGTTCAAGGCCCTGGCTTTTTACTGGAAAATTGGACGGTCCGGGTATGACCTTGTTGTCGATTTTCAGCAACTGCCACGGTGTCGCTGGGTGGTACTTTTCAGTGATGCTCCGGTTAAGCTTGCGGATAGGCCGCCATGGTATAACCGTTGGCTCTATACCAACTGGCCTGAGTATATTCCGGGTGGCTATGCCGCAATGTATAAAGCCGGAGTGCTCAAGCCCCTAGGCATAGATTGGAATCAGGAAAGACCGAAAATATATGTATCCGATCAGGAACGGGCTGAGGCCGAGGCCTGCTTAAAATCATTGGGAGTAGGCGCTGACGAGCCGTTGATTACTATTGATGCTTCACATAGAAGACACACCCGTAAATGGCCGGAAGAGTATTACGGTAAACTGATTCGTCTTATTTCTGAGAAACGTCCGCAGTATAAATTTTTTCTTCTTTACGGACCCGGAGAAAAGGATGTTGCCTCTAAGGTAATGAAAGAGTCGGGAGTTGCCGATAAGTGTGTGATGGTTGATCAGCCGGGGTCATTGCGGGTTATGGCTGCATTGATTGAGCGGGCGGATCTGCATATCGGCAATTGCTCCGCTCCCAGACATTTTGCCGTAGCGGTGGGAACACAGAGTATTGTCATGCCGGGGTCCTCTGGAGGTTGGGGGTTTCCTTCTCCCGAACACGAGGACGTTGTTGCCGGGATAGATTGTGAGCCTTGCGGCAATGAAAGCTGTGAACGTGGCGATCTGGCATGTCTGACCAAAGTTATGCCGGAAGATGTGCTTTTAAGGGTTTTAGACAGAGTGTAA